In one window of Epinephelus fuscoguttatus linkage group LG20, E.fuscoguttatus.final_Chr_v1 DNA:
- the ormdl3 gene encoding ORM1-like protein 3 has product MNVGTAHSEVNPNTRVMNSRGMWLSYILGIGLLHVILLSIPFASVPVVWTLTNLIHNLCMYLLLHTVKGTPFETPDQGKARLLTHWEQMDYGVQFTASRKFLTITPIVLYILTSFYTKYDRAHFVVNTVSLLTVLIPKLPQLHGVRIFGINKY; this is encoded by the exons ATGAACGTGGGCACGGCGCACAGCGAGGTTAACCCCAACACCCGAGTGATGAACAGCCGAGGAATGTGGCTGTCTTACATCCTGGGAATCGGCCTCCTGCACGTCATCCTGCTCAGCATTCCCTTTGCCAGCGTGCCCGTGGTCTGGACCCTCACCAACCTCATTCACAATCTG TGCATGTATCTACTACTTCACACGGTCAAAGGGACGCCGTTTGAGACCCCAGATCAGGGCAAGGCTCGCCTCCTAACACACTGGGAGCAGATGGACTACGGTGTGCAGTTCACTGCTTCACGCAAATTCCTCACCATCACACCTATTGTCCT GTATATACTAACCAGCTTCTACACCAAATACGATCGGGCCCATTTTGTGGTCAACACTGTTTCCTTGCTCACTGTACTCATCCCCAAGCTGCCACAGCTGCACGGCGTGAGGATCTTTGGGATTAATAAGTACTGA